From Desulfuromonas soudanensis, the proteins below share one genomic window:
- a CDS encoding rhodanese-like domain-containing protein — translation MQKTIFKAAAVLATLLMVAGLAAAADEFVLRPKYPNVKPISTDELARVYDQAVIVDVRSDIEYDVAHITKAVHISISQGTFIGELEKARAKESASPLAFYCNGTTCAKSYKAAEEAMAAGFANVFCYDAGVNAWITTHPEKGTLMGRTPAVKEKLLSDEAFSARKIGYAEFAKKASEANSLVIDIREPFQRAKDPQLPQNKMLTLSGVRNIPSDRLVPLLKKGEFKDNQLLITDAVGKQVQWLQYYLEDNGYKNYFFLDNGVLSAAKAGAVK, via the coding sequence TTGCAGAAAACTATTTTCAAAGCCGCTGCCGTTTTGGCTACCCTCCTCATGGTCGCCGGTCTGGCCGCTGCCGCCGACGAATTCGTGCTGCGACCCAAATATCCCAATGTGAAACCGATCTCCACCGACGAACTGGCCAGGGTTTATGACCAGGCAGTCATCGTCGATGTCCGCTCCGACATCGAGTACGATGTCGCCCATATCACCAAGGCCGTGCACATTTCCATTTCTCAGGGAACTTTTATCGGCGAACTGGAAAAGGCCCGGGCCAAGGAGAGCGCCTCGCCTCTGGCGTTCTACTGCAACGGCACCACCTGCGCCAAGAGTTACAAGGCGGCCGAAGAGGCCATGGCGGCCGGTTTTGCCAACGTCTTCTGCTACGATGCCGGCGTCAACGCCTGGATCACCACCCATCCCGAAAAAGGGACCCTGATGGGGCGGACCCCGGCGGTCAAGGAAAAGCTTCTCAGCGACGAGGCCTTTTCCGCCCGCAAGATCGGCTATGCCGAGTTCGCCAAAAAAGCTTCCGAGGCCAATTCCCTGGTGATCGATATTCGCGAGCCCTTCCAGCGGGCAAAAGACCCCCAGCTCCCCCAGAACAAGATGCTGACCCTCTCCGGGGTGCGCAACATCCCCTCGGACCGGCTGGTTCCTCTCCTCAAGAAAGGGGAGTTCAAGGACAACCAGCTACTGATCACCGATGCGGTGGGCAAACAGGTACAATGGCTCCAGTATTACCTGGAGGACAACGGGTATAAGAACTACTTCTTTCTCGACAACGGGGTGCTGAGCGCCGCAAAGGCCGGGGCCGTCAAGTAG
- a CDS encoding rhodanese-like domain-containing protein: MKKMFLMVAMVFSLTLVAAASSLAFDNVTPSDAYALATSSPDFYIVDVRTIAEWQWVGHPGKNKAGEGAALEGKVVNISSMIEKKGVLIDNKRFLKDVEERFQDNCDAVLILMCRSGGRSAAAAALLEAKGYNVLNMTTGFEGGTDANGYRTKNGWKVDGLPYTFAGEGYSK; encoded by the coding sequence ATGAAGAAAATGTTCCTGATGGTTGCCATGGTTTTTTCCCTGACACTCGTCGCCGCCGCCAGCTCCCTGGCCTTCGACAATGTCACCCCTTCGGATGCCTACGCCCTGGCGACATCCAGCCCTGACTTCTACATCGTCGACGTCCGGACCATCGCCGAGTGGCAGTGGGTCGGCCACCCCGGAAAGAACAAAGCCGGAGAAGGGGCGGCCCTCGAAGGGAAGGTCGTCAACATCTCCTCGATGATTGAGAAGAAGGGGGTTCTGATCGACAACAAGCGCTTTCTCAAGGATGTGGAGGAGCGCTTCCAGGACAATTGCGACGCGGTTCTGATCCTTATGTGCCGCAGCGGCGGTCGCAGCGCCGCGGCCGCGGCGCTTCTCGAGGCGAAGGGATACAACGTGCTGAACATGACCACCGGTTTCGAGGGGGGCACGGACGCCAACGGTTATCGCACCAAAAACGGCTGGAAGGTCGATGGTCTCCCCTATACCTTCGCCGGTGAGGGCTATTCAAAGTAA